A part of Desulfomicrobium baculatum DSM 4028 genomic DNA contains:
- a CDS encoding DEAD/DEAH box helicase, whose translation MATMFPESASVFTTEGEKVFYNFLSKVARPDSQILAWYEPDISGREPDFILFSPDCGLIVFEVKDWRIEQVHEANPKEFRLRCGTHDEPRKNPQAQAREYVKELLTRITRDQSEAKQSPGKSPVPITAGVVFPYITKFDFLEAKLDQVIPVSKIIFWDDLHELSPFWSDPSGALFRTWLQEKYPPLFSFSLSPRQTAWLRAMLFPIVRINLPHRAGAVHNDNEKVIQALDHCQEQLARNFTQGKRLVTGPSGSGKTLILAHQAWHLPRVNPKIKKVLFTCFNLSLPGYIRRLLARKHVPMGENGVEVISIYDLCERILGERLAHAKEQTDYYELVVQEALEALSTKLEMGSWDAILVDEGQDFTPEMAQLLLKLLHPKHGVLTIAMDENQSIYTCATRMWENLGIHGLTVFRLAEQYRCTGNIADLGAQLFGACPHKPCESAHAGNAPTIRAFPDQQRLLEGITTEIARRVQDGIPMSEIAVLYTKTRLKDGSLLPVQLIRLLETKGVLAEWPAEDERSKRRFDITSDTVKISTIHSVKGMDFGHVFLIGLDDLKDYPDGKNRRLAYAGITRARHELFIAYVKNSGMIPALKL comes from the coding sequence ATGGCGACAATGTTCCCGGAATCAGCTTCCGTCTTCACGACGGAAGGAGAAAAGGTTTTTTATAATTTCCTCAGCAAGGTTGCCAGGCCAGATTCTCAGATTCTCGCGTGGTACGAACCCGATATATCCGGCCGAGAACCTGATTTCATACTCTTCTCGCCAGATTGTGGACTGATCGTTTTTGAAGTCAAAGATTGGCGAATTGAACAAGTACACGAAGCAAACCCGAAAGAATTTCGATTACGTTGCGGCACCCATGACGAGCCGCGCAAAAATCCGCAAGCGCAGGCCAGGGAATATGTGAAGGAGTTGCTGACTCGCATCACCCGCGATCAGTCCGAGGCCAAACAATCACCCGGAAAGTCTCCCGTCCCCATTACAGCAGGGGTCGTCTTCCCTTACATCACGAAATTCGATTTTCTTGAAGCCAAGCTCGACCAGGTCATCCCCGTCAGTAAAATCATATTCTGGGACGATCTGCATGAGCTGTCACCTTTCTGGTCAGACCCGTCAGGGGCGCTCTTCCGGACATGGTTGCAGGAAAAATATCCTCCCCTTTTTTCCTTCTCGCTTTCTCCGCGCCAAACAGCATGGCTCAGAGCAATGCTATTTCCCATCGTTCGCATCAATCTGCCCCACCGGGCAGGTGCCGTTCATAATGACAACGAAAAAGTCATCCAAGCACTCGATCACTGCCAAGAACAATTGGCCAGAAATTTCACGCAGGGCAAACGACTCGTCACCGGCCCGTCGGGAAGTGGGAAAACACTGATATTAGCCCATCAGGCGTGGCACTTGCCGAGGGTCAATCCGAAAATCAAAAAAGTCCTCTTTACATGCTTCAACCTGTCGTTGCCGGGGTATATCCGCAGACTGCTGGCTCGAAAGCATGTCCCCATGGGTGAAAACGGGGTCGAGGTCATCTCTATCTATGACCTGTGTGAACGCATTCTTGGCGAACGCTTGGCCCATGCCAAAGAGCAGACGGATTATTACGAACTGGTTGTTCAAGAAGCGCTGGAAGCACTGTCTACAAAACTCGAGATGGGTTCGTGGGATGCTATCCTCGTCGACGAGGGACAAGACTTCACCCCGGAAATGGCCCAACTTCTTCTGAAACTCCTGCACCCAAAACACGGTGTGCTGACAATCGCCATGGATGAAAACCAATCAATTTACACCTGTGCAACCCGCATGTGGGAGAACTTGGGAATTCATGGCCTGACGGTTTTTCGCCTTGCGGAGCAGTACAGGTGCACAGGAAACATTGCTGATCTGGGTGCTCAACTCTTTGGCGCGTGTCCGCATAAGCCATGCGAATCCGCCCACGCCGGCAACGCGCCAACAATAAGGGCTTTTCCGGATCAACAACGCCTACTTGAAGGGATCACAACCGAGATTGCCCGGCGCGTCCAAGACGGAATCCCAATGTCCGAAATAGCAGTACTTTACACCAAAACCAGGCTAAAAGACGGCTCTCTTTTGCCAGTCCAACTTATAAGACTATTAGAAACCAAAGGGGTATTGGCCGAATGGCCCGCAGAGGACGAGAGATCAAAGCGCCGCTTCGACATCACTTCGGACACGGTTAAAATCTCAACGATTCATAGCGTCAAAGGGATGGATTTCGGCCATGTATTCCTGATCGGCCTGGACGATCTGAAGGACTACCCAGACGGCAAAAACAGGCGTCTTGCATACGCGGGAATCACGCGCGCCCGGCATGAACTTTTCATTGCCTATGTCAAAAATAGCGGAATGATTCCGGCCCTCAAACTTTAG
- a CDS encoding helix-turn-helix transcriptional regulator has product MANDPQKIQQLRRILLLYQLVKTKPEMSSKELQEELGVGKSTYNRDRKFMESIGIEFSYVKAVRRQVITQDGYLPIPDLSLDERLAIILALSQLGELQESFLAKHARAAASKLLASQDDSFCKACKALLDQEIAHGGSSRQEQIVADLLNATINRRRIRISYCKPGQPAEDYEVEPYQVFVVDGFLYLDGYCIERKEIRCFKVCRIHSVRDLGFTFSNLREYDFARRRTNVFGIYASNLEPEHVKVWFAAEIAPFIREESRHASQKLTENSDGSIFFEVDVAEPEEVLWWALRWGGNFEIIEPQWLRDEAIKTIRKMAQRYKQ; this is encoded by the coding sequence ATGGCCAACGACCCCCAGAAGATCCAGCAACTGCGACGCATCCTCCTCCTCTATCAACTGGTGAAGACGAAACCGGAAATGTCCTCCAAGGAACTTCAGGAAGAGCTTGGTGTCGGCAAGTCCACGTACAATCGGGACCGCAAGTTCATGGAAAGCATAGGGATCGAGTTCAGCTACGTTAAGGCCGTACGAAGACAGGTCATTACCCAAGATGGGTATCTCCCCATCCCCGACCTGAGCCTTGACGAGCGACTGGCCATCATCCTGGCGCTGAGCCAATTGGGGGAATTGCAGGAATCCTTTCTCGCAAAGCATGCCAGAGCGGCGGCATCCAAACTCCTGGCCAGCCAGGATGACTCTTTTTGCAAAGCCTGCAAGGCGCTCCTTGACCAGGAAATCGCGCACGGGGGTTCATCACGGCAAGAGCAGATCGTCGCCGACCTGCTCAACGCCACCATCAACCGCCGGCGTATTCGCATCAGCTACTGCAAACCGGGCCAGCCAGCCGAGGATTACGAGGTCGAGCCCTATCAGGTGTTCGTGGTCGATGGGTTCCTGTACCTGGACGGGTACTGCATTGAACGCAAGGAGATCCGCTGCTTCAAGGTATGCCGGATTCACAGCGTGCGCGACCTTGGGTTCACCTTCTCGAACCTGCGCGAATACGACTTCGCCCGCAGACGGACCAATGTCTTCGGAATCTATGCCTCGAACCTTGAGCCCGAGCACGTCAAAGTCTGGTTCGCAGCGGAAATTGCACCGTTCATCCGCGAAGAGTCCCGCCATGCTTCGCAGAAACTCACCGAAAACAGCGACGGGAGTATCTTCTTCGAGGTTGATGTGGCGGAACCGGAAGAGGTGCTTTGGTGGGCCCTGCGCTGGGGAGGGAATTTCGAGATCATCGAACCGCAGTGGCTCAGGGACGAGGCCATCAAGACCATCAGGAAGATGGCGCAGCGCTATAAGCAATAG
- a CDS encoding YqiA/YcfP family alpha/beta fold hydrolase gives MQRTIIFLHGKQSTPEGSGSGKAIREHFSNEFNVLIPDYKPMERTHEEIEAYLKEYISPHPEALIVGISLGGYWAYRMTCVLAADFGLSCVLLNPYFYNYPEIEIPVPPKNIPITVVVNLDDDLINPQEVIKRFEGTAAIRTFEKGGHRFKDKTPIVEAVNASLR, from the coding sequence ATGCAAAGAACAATCATTTTCCTGCACGGCAAACAATCCACGCCGGAAGGCTCCGGCAGCGGCAAGGCGATCCGGGAACATTTCTCCAACGAGTTCAACGTGCTCATCCCGGATTACAAACCCATGGAACGCACACATGAAGAAATCGAAGCCTATTTGAAGGAGTACATCTCCCCTCACCCCGAAGCGCTCATCGTCGGCATATCCCTGGGCGGCTACTGGGCCTATCGCATGACGTGCGTCCTGGCTGCCGACTTTGGCCTATCCTGCGTCCTGCTCAATCCGTATTTTTACAACTATCCAGAGATCGAAATCCCCGTGCCGCCGAAAAATATCCCAATCACCGTTGTCGTCAACCTTGATGACGATCTCATCAATCCGCAGGAAGTGATCAAGCGCTTCGAAGGCACGGCGGCGATCAGAACGTTCGAGAAAGGCGGGCACAGGTTCAAAGATAAGACGCCGATCGTCGAAGCCGTCAATGCTAGTCTGAGGTGA
- a CDS encoding ADP-ribosylglycohydrolase family protein codes for MKESRQLNATILRQLFDTKAIRLERGAIFDHSLAPKGPDFDFGRVEGMLLGAAIGDSLGNTSESRLPLVRHQLHGEIRDYLVRDRTGSAMGYPSDDTQLTFWTLEQLIEDKGEFIPEHLARKFADSGRIYGIGRTMKGFLDAFKSGRPWYESGPHSAGNGALMRIAPMLIPHLRQGGTDIWTDTALSAMMTHNDHASTSSCLAFTAMLWELLDMKTPPDPAWWPKRYAALAADLQGNIGYAPRSGCMKYSFDDPLHQFVSEKLTWAYGENLSVMEACEIWRSGAYLLETVPSVLYILMRHAQDPEAALVRAVNDTKDNDTVASIVGAAVGALHGRKGLPNRWIEGLTGRTRGTDDGQIFSLISRARQEFWEK; via the coding sequence ATGAAAGAAAGTCGGCAGCTTAACGCCACCATACTCCGCCAGCTATTCGACACCAAAGCCATACGGCTGGAGCGCGGCGCAATCTTTGACCATTCGCTTGCCCCCAAAGGACCGGATTTCGATTTCGGCCGAGTGGAGGGCATGCTCCTGGGCGCTGCCATCGGCGACTCTCTCGGGAACACCTCGGAATCAAGGCTTCCCCTGGTCAGACATCAACTCCATGGTGAAATCCGCGACTATCTGGTCCGGGATCGGACCGGCAGCGCAATGGGTTATCCCAGCGACGACACGCAGCTGACGTTCTGGACCCTGGAGCAACTGATCGAAGACAAGGGGGAGTTCATACCGGAGCATCTGGCCCGCAAATTCGCGGACAGCGGCCGGATTTACGGCATCGGCCGAACCATGAAGGGCTTTCTGGACGCATTCAAATCCGGCCGCCCCTGGTACGAAAGCGGGCCGCATTCCGCCGGCAACGGTGCGCTCATGCGCATCGCGCCCATGCTCATCCCGCATCTGCGCCAAGGCGGCACGGACATCTGGACCGACACTGCCCTCTCGGCCATGATGACCCACAATGACCATGCGTCCACATCCTCATGCCTGGCCTTCACGGCCATGCTCTGGGAATTGCTGGACATGAAGACGCCGCCCGACCCCGCCTGGTGGCCGAAAAGATACGCAGCCCTGGCCGCCGATCTGCAAGGCAACATCGGATACGCTCCGAGAAGCGGGTGCATGAAGTACTCCTTCGATGACCCATTGCATCAATTTGTCAGCGAAAAGCTCACATGGGCATACGGCGAAAACCTGAGCGTCATGGAGGCCTGCGAAATCTGGCGTTCCGGAGCCTATTTGCTGGAGACCGTGCCAAGCGTCCTCTACATCCTCATGCGCCACGCCCAGGACCCTGAAGCAGCTCTGGTCAGGGCCGTCAACGACACCAAGGACAACGACACCGTCGCGTCCATCGTTGGAGCCGCTGTCGGTGCGCTGCACGGCAGGAAAGGGCTGCCGAATCGGTGGATTGAAGGACTGACAGGCCGAACCAGAGGGACAGATGACGGCCAGATCTTCAGCCTCATTTCCAGGGCACGCCAGGAATTTTGGGAAAAATGA
- a CDS encoding nucleotidyl transferase AbiEii/AbiGii toxin family protein, producing MTSGKNISASVRQRLLNRAHHDDRPFNELLQYYAMERFLYRLSRSAHADRFVLKGALMLRVWRSPQFRPTMDIDMLGRTNREETLILRQIRDIMMMDVGMDGLSFDPDSLRTERITEDAEYEGIRVRFLGTLGTARINMQIDIGFGDIVHPGPEMAEMPTMLDFPAPRLLCYSRESAIAEKFEAMVSLGALNSRMKDFYDIWLLSRQFDFNGKDLVEAVRLTFKQRGTVLPEQIEAFRRDFAEVKQTQWAAFRKRLQQEHVPVSFQEVTTALGIFLGPIATSISEESKIPEAWAASGPWS from the coding sequence GTGACATCCGGCAAGAACATCTCGGCATCCGTCAGGCAACGCCTCTTGAACCGTGCCCACCACGACGACAGGCCTTTCAATGAGCTCCTGCAATACTATGCCATGGAGCGCTTTCTGTACCGCCTCTCCCGCTCTGCCCATGCGGACCGCTTTGTCCTCAAAGGGGCGTTAATGCTCAGGGTCTGGCGATCCCCCCAATTCAGGCCGACCATGGATATCGACATGCTTGGCAGGACAAACCGCGAGGAAACGCTCATTCTCCGTCAAATCCGGGATATCATGATGATGGATGTAGGCATGGACGGACTTTCGTTCGACCCAGATTCGCTCCGGACCGAGCGCATCACCGAGGACGCCGAGTATGAAGGAATCAGAGTGCGATTTCTCGGGACCCTGGGCACGGCACGCATCAACATGCAAATTGACATCGGCTTCGGCGATATCGTCCATCCCGGCCCCGAGATGGCGGAAATGCCCACAATGCTCGATTTCCCGGCCCCGCGACTTCTTTGCTACAGCCGAGAAAGCGCCATTGCCGAAAAATTTGAAGCCATGGTGTCTCTGGGCGCCCTGAATAGCCGAATGAAGGACTTCTACGACATCTGGCTCCTATCGCGTCAATTTGACTTTAACGGAAAGGATTTGGTCGAGGCCGTCAGATTGACGTTCAAACAGAGAGGAACTGTCTTGCCTGAACAAATTGAAGCTTTCCGCCGAGACTTTGCTGAAGTTAAACAGACCCAGTGGGCGGCTTTCCGCAAGAGGCTGCAGCAGGAACATGTCCCTGTTTCGTTTCAGGAGGTCACGACGGCGCTTGGAATATTCCTCGGACCGATCGCAACGTCGATTTCAGAAGAGTCAAAAATTCCAGAAGCATGGGCTGCCTCGGGTCCATGGTCCTGA
- a CDS encoding type IV toxin-antitoxin system AbiEi family antitoxin domain-containing protein, whose product MKQTPEDVFRANGGQLRMSEAIAHGISRYMLYSLRDRGVIEQLSRGVYRLVELPPIGNPDLVTVALRVPNAVICLISALAFHEMTTQIPHGVSVAIPLQARRPELDHPPLFVHRFSGASYTAGVEEQRIDGVPVNIYSPEKTIADCFKFRNKIGMDVVLEALKLYKTRKPFKLAALLDYAKICRVQNVMRPYLEATL is encoded by the coding sequence ATGAAGCAGACCCCTGAAGACGTATTCCGAGCCAACGGCGGCCAACTGCGCATGAGCGAAGCCATCGCGCACGGCATCTCCCGCTACATGCTCTACTCTCTCAGGGACAGGGGTGTGATCGAGCAGCTCAGCCGCGGGGTGTACCGCCTTGTAGAACTGCCCCCCATCGGCAACCCCGATCTGGTGACTGTCGCACTGCGCGTCCCGAACGCGGTCATCTGCCTGATTTCCGCCCTCGCCTTCCACGAGATGACCACACAGATTCCGCACGGAGTCTCCGTGGCCATTCCACTTCAGGCAAGACGGCCGGAGCTGGACCATCCTCCGCTGTTCGTACACCGGTTTTCTGGTGCGTCGTACACGGCTGGCGTCGAGGAGCAGCGGATCGACGGGGTACCAGTCAACATCTACTCCCCTGAAAAAACCATCGCCGACTGCTTCAAATTTCGAAACAAGATCGGCATGGACGTGGTGCTGGAGGCGCTCAAACTCTACAAAACCCGGAAACCCTTCAAGCTCGCAGCCCTGCTCGACTATGCGAAAATCTGTCGGGTTCAGAACGTGATGCGACCGTACCTGGAGGCAACCCTGTGA
- a CDS encoding AAA family ATPase, giving the protein MRRMFRRSNSGSIDSTPESRYARIKTAGWLMRLFDKRIVLSSELFACTAWCLGGLDFCLQGLIKEAASFVPVSKSEDELATLEELKRVSLYNLGNALEDFLQEHPRHHKSARALLQAECREMHSTRMKRPRSYAMAAKRLEELFGLDRESVELCEFLFINRSFDSVESYFEDNLQAMRFGGLYFLAHMLGITASRCRSILRELAYLGIAEVDRRHVALEDSIRDLWTESDSTRVSQSFCRPLEGEALPLENFSIPAEQVEHVRALLRQPSDRPMHILLYGAPGTGKTTFARSLAAAEGIPAWSVSPPQGADNDRRAQLTAGARIASQHDKAFLLVDEAERILDCDMFSREKNVDKAWLNTFLEKPGQRVLWITNHVHHLEGAVRRRFHFSIHFEPLGRKERSAMWRQILERRGVLNRVNDAELADLSRTYDVPASVMEMSVTQAAALTGRKRSAFVPALRRVVDSYQTLLRDGGKQCKKIAVAPHYDPKGVSLEGSVDALMNKLTRVDRMLRSGGELNAGAATMLFYGPPGTGKTALARYLADRLDRECKVVRASDLLGPYVGMTEANIAEAFRDAERDDAVLVIDEADSFLFPREKAAHSWETTQVNEFLTALEECRGFCICTSNRRDNMDQAAMRRFSHKIAFTYSKPEQVQALYDALLAPLASEPMSKELETELLAMRRLTPGDFHAVRSRMLFDGAKGVKHHVLLEGLRKEQELKLDIDRRGMGFLK; this is encoded by the coding sequence ATGAGACGAATGTTCAGAAGAAGCAATTCCGGTTCCATCGATTCCACGCCCGAAAGTCGCTATGCGCGGATCAAGACGGCGGGCTGGCTCATGCGTCTTTTTGACAAGCGGATTGTCCTGAGCTCGGAACTTTTCGCGTGCACGGCGTGGTGTCTGGGCGGGCTTGATTTCTGCCTGCAGGGCCTCATCAAGGAGGCTGCGTCGTTCGTTCCCGTGTCCAAGAGCGAGGACGAGTTGGCGACTCTCGAAGAGCTCAAGCGCGTCTCCCTCTATAATTTAGGCAATGCGCTGGAAGATTTTCTGCAGGAACATCCTCGCCATCACAAATCTGCCCGGGCGCTGCTTCAGGCAGAGTGCAGGGAGATGCATTCCACTCGGATGAAGCGTCCTCGTTCGTACGCCATGGCCGCCAAGCGGCTGGAAGAGCTGTTCGGGCTTGACCGGGAGAGCGTTGAGCTGTGTGAGTTTCTGTTCATCAATCGATCTTTTGATTCGGTGGAAAGCTATTTCGAAGACAATTTGCAGGCCATGCGGTTTGGCGGCCTCTATTTTCTGGCTCACATGCTCGGCATCACGGCCTCACGGTGTCGCAGCATTCTGCGGGAACTGGCTTATCTTGGCATCGCTGAAGTTGATCGAAGGCACGTTGCTCTGGAAGACTCCATTCGTGATCTGTGGACCGAGAGCGACTCAACGCGCGTATCCCAATCTTTTTGCCGTCCTTTGGAAGGGGAGGCGTTGCCGCTCGAAAATTTCAGCATCCCCGCCGAACAGGTGGAGCATGTCCGCGCCTTGCTTCGGCAGCCCAGTGACCGCCCTATGCACATCCTTCTCTACGGCGCCCCAGGCACCGGCAAGACGACTTTTGCTCGAAGCCTGGCTGCGGCCGAAGGCATTCCGGCCTGGTCCGTGAGCCCGCCCCAAGGCGCGGATAATGACCGCCGCGCCCAACTCACAGCCGGAGCACGCATCGCCTCCCAGCACGACAAGGCGTTTCTGCTCGTGGATGAGGCAGAGCGCATCCTCGATTGCGACATGTTCTCTCGGGAAAAGAACGTGGATAAAGCCTGGCTCAATACCTTTCTGGAAAAGCCCGGCCAGCGGGTGTTGTGGATCACGAACCACGTGCATCACCTCGAAGGGGCGGTGCGGCGGCGCTTTCATTTCAGCATTCATTTCGAGCCGCTGGGGAGAAAGGAGCGGAGCGCCATGTGGCGGCAGATCCTGGAGCGGCGCGGTGTGCTGAATCGCGTGAATGACGCCGAGCTGGCAGACCTGTCCCGCACCTACGATGTCCCGGCATCGGTCATGGAGATGTCCGTGACCCAGGCTGCGGCGCTGACCGGGAGAAAGCGGAGCGCCTTTGTCCCAGCGCTCAGGCGCGTGGTGGATTCTTATCAGACGCTGCTGCGTGATGGCGGCAAGCAGTGCAAGAAGATCGCGGTGGCACCGCACTACGACCCCAAAGGCGTCAGCCTGGAAGGCTCCGTTGATGCCCTGATGAACAAGCTGACTCGGGTGGATCGCATGCTGCGAAGCGGCGGCGAGCTGAACGCAGGCGCGGCCACGATGCTCTTCTACGGCCCTCCCGGCACAGGCAAGACCGCGCTCGCCCGGTATCTGGCGGACAGGCTGGACCGGGAGTGCAAGGTTGTCCGCGCCAGCGACCTGCTCGGGCCGTATGTCGGCATGACGGAAGCGAACATTGCGGAGGCTTTTCGGGATGCGGAGCGTGACGACGCCGTTCTCGTCATCGACGAAGCCGACAGCTTCCTCTTTCCAAGGGAAAAAGCAGCGCATTCCTGGGAGACCACCCAAGTCAACGAGTTCCTGACCGCCCTCGAAGAATGCCGGGGTTTCTGCATCTGCACCAGCAACCGTCGGGACAACATGGATCAGGCAGCCATGCGTCGGTTTAGCCACAAGATTGCGTTCACGTACTCCAAGCCGGAGCAGGTGCAGGCACTTTATGACGCACTTCTTGCGCCACTGGCGTCGGAGCCGATGTCAAAAGAGCTGGAAACGGAACTGCTGGCTATGCGCCGCCTGACACCGGGGGATTTTCACGCGGTTCGTTCACGAATGCTATTTGATGGCGCAAAGGGTGTAAAACATCATGTGTTACTTGAGGGTTTGCGCAAAGAGCAGGAATTGAAGCTCGATATCGACCGACGGGGAATGGGGTTCTTGAAATAG
- a CDS encoding PcfJ domain-containing protein, with translation MIIDPEYCEFDPASQRLTVILGLASEGGFQVRLRSWNEGGGVELMEGGRWKRNDDAFDFPIVSDDVSDLEPTHPVRAYHDALPADVTKVLRQFSSLQCRLLHVIGQFPESAEMADSEPILFWLASNMLGPAPSKADVRRLYARRRVSILESFCSASSRSHLKFLSKICEFGYLFKDLELLRRILNDGEFLKRVRHYRQINWPVLKVFYTQRYVMDLGCAKDCLAAGSCRDAFRYLYKVCRDIRGIRMMCKMLECENPEQQVFAMKSAFQIRDLHDKIARDLSIKERETIIAHYGELFPPSPLKETKDIEYISNVGDLLEEGLVMRHCAGEFVYQALRGDVFIYRVHAPERATMAVQRSADGSFSIEQVKLCRNGKASEETWEILNAWISI, from the coding sequence ATGATCATTGATCCCGAATATTGCGAATTTGATCCAGCCTCGCAGCGACTGACCGTCATTTTGGGTCTGGCTTCCGAAGGAGGATTCCAGGTCCGGCTACGATCCTGGAACGAGGGAGGGGGAGTGGAACTCATGGAAGGGGGCCGCTGGAAAAGAAACGACGACGCCTTCGACTTCCCCATTGTTTCCGACGATGTCAGCGATCTTGAACCAACGCACCCGGTGCGAGCATACCATGACGCCCTGCCCGCAGACGTGACCAAGGTGCTGCGTCAGTTCAGTTCGCTGCAATGCAGACTTCTGCATGTGATCGGCCAGTTTCCTGAAAGCGCGGAGATGGCTGACTCCGAGCCAATCCTCTTTTGGCTGGCATCAAACATGCTCGGTCCGGCTCCGTCCAAGGCCGATGTCAGGAGACTTTATGCCCGTCGCCGCGTTTCGATCTTGGAATCATTTTGCTCGGCTTCAAGCAGATCGCATCTGAAGTTTTTGTCGAAAATCTGTGAGTTCGGTTATTTATTCAAAGATCTTGAGCTGCTGCGCCGCATTCTTAACGATGGAGAGTTTTTGAAAAGGGTGCGTCATTATCGGCAGATCAACTGGCCCGTGCTGAAGGTGTTTTACACCCAACGGTACGTGATGGATCTTGGATGCGCCAAGGACTGCCTGGCGGCTGGCAGCTGCCGGGATGCCTTTCGGTATTTGTACAAGGTCTGTCGTGATATTCGCGGTATCCGCATGATGTGCAAAATGCTCGAGTGCGAAAATCCGGAGCAGCAGGTTTTCGCCATGAAAAGCGCATTTCAGATCCGTGACCTGCATGATAAAATCGCCAGGGATTTAAGCATAAAAGAAAGAGAAACTATTATTGCCCACTATGGTGAACTCTTTCCGCCGTCGCCACTTAAAGAGACAAAAGATATCGAATATATAAGCAATGTTGGCGATTTGCTTGAAGAAGGGCTGGTGATGAGGCATTGCGCTGGAGAATTTGTCTACCAGGCATTGCGAGGGGATGTTTTTATTTATCGCGTCCACGCGCCGGAGAGGGCGACTATGGCGGTGCAGAGGTCTGCTGATGGGAGTTTTTCGATTGAGCAGGTTAAATTGTGTAGGAATGGGAAGGCTTCTGAAGAGACGTGGGAGATATTGAATGCTTGGATAAGTATTTGA